A section of the Apodemus sylvaticus chromosome 10, mApoSyl1.1, whole genome shotgun sequence genome encodes:
- the LOC127695111 gene encoding schlafen family member 5-like isoform X2 has protein sequence MSFLANLDLNFAECVRDVGKATLGVRQREGMDATHRMRQNEIISQAVCALLNSGGGVVRVEIENGDYDFERDGVGLELPPLFRNHLDEMLHGKFFLMYVSSWDVAASHVRIATLCSNLYHRCGTFTEVMNPEEALIFLRRVQALRNLGDPDSQNLQEALVDDNQILASYLFNGQQLQYLEKLNFTASPHVEFQRFSTDLSQGIRERLPKSVSALANYEGGYVFFGVHDETCQVIGCEKERINCLNLSTTIDACIRRMPVYHFCAQNHKVQYALKFLEVYDKKALYGYVCAIKVERFCCAAFAKAPDSWEMKEDNMKQLTANDWASWMLEIDPELSSFPQMIPSRSMLNTTPRSRTVFIHKYLKCVEELQKDYFPVLPNSITYTPESVYKDLFSDYRGLRNLINTEMRCFSQGILIFSHSWAVDLGLQRRQDVICDALLISPNNVPILYTICNKWDLGNRLYSMKVARTLKQRLVNMGGYTGRLGIIPLVLQLGSDHRVRDDLEVPVYPESYCFTTTQQVEALLQSLVVILFGFRPLFNEELEPESETVALLSDQQYELLSMNLSKHRELFVHGSPGSGKTTLALKIMEKIRHVFNCQDDDILYICENQSLKRFMRKNLCQAVTRKTFMKNTFDNVQHIIVDEAQNFRTEEGDWYAKAKAIVQRGRDGPGVLCIFMDYFQVTQFVCGRWRPTYWRLNVGRPDTGEFPEVTLSSEASQKK, from the exons ATGAGCTTCCTGGCAAATTTGGATCTGAACTTTGCGGAGTGTGTAAGAGATGTAGGAAAAGCCACCCTTGGGGTTAGGCAAAGGGAGGGAATGGACGCCACACACCGGATGAGACAGAATGAAATCATCTCACAAGCTGTGTGCGCTCTGCTGAATTCTGGAGGCGGTGTGGTCAGGGTTGAGATTGAGAACGGAGACTATGATTTTGAGAGGGATGGAGTAGGCCTGGAGCTGCCACCATTGTTCAGAAACCATTTAGATGAGATGCTGCATGGAAAGttctttttaatgtatgtgagttcGTGGGATGTGGCGGCCTCACATGTGCGGATCGCTACCTTGTGCTCCAATTTGTACCACAGATGTGGAACATTTACTGAGGTCATGAATCCTGAAGAAGCCCTGATATTCCTCAGAAGGGTCCAGGCTCTTAGGAATCTTGGTGATCCTGACTCACAAAATCTACAGGAAGCTCTTGTTGATGATAATCAGATCTTAGCTTCTTATTTGTTTAATGGCCAGCAGCTCCAGTACCTGGAAAAACTCAACTTTACAGCATCCCCACACGTTGAATTTCAAAGGTTCTCCACAGACCTTTCACAGGGCATTAGAGAGAGACTTCCCAAGTCTGTTTCTGCACTTGCCAATTATGAAGGGGGCTATGTGTTTTTTGGTGTGCATGATGAGACCTGTCAAGTCATTGGATgtgaaaaggaaagaataaattgTCTCAACTTGAGTACTACGATTGATGCCTGTATCAGGAGGATGCCTGTCTATCACTTCTGTGCACAGAACCACAAAGTGCAATATGCCCTCAAATTCCTTGAAGTGTACGATAAGAAGGCCCTTTATGGGTACGTCTGTGCAATCAAGGTGGAACGATTCTGCTGTGCAGCATTTGCCAAAGCGCCCGATTCCTGGGAGATGAAGGAGGATAATATGAAGCAGCTAACCGCAAATGACTGGGCCTCTTGGATGCTAGAAATCGATCCAG AGCTTTCCAGTTTCCCTCAGATGATTCCCAGCAGGAGTATGTTAAACACCACACCTCGCAGCAGGACTGTGTTcatacataaatatttgaaatgtgtgGAGGAACTGCAGAAGGATTACTTTCCAG TGTTACCCAACAGTATTACATATACTCCAGAGAGCGTCTACAAGGACCTCTTCTCAGACTACAGAGGACTaagaaatttaataaatacagaaatGCGCTGTTTCTCTCAAGGGATATTGATCTTCTCCCATAGCTGGGCTGTGGACCTAGGTCTTCAGAGGAGGCAAGATGTCATCTGTGACGCTCTTCTAATTTCCCCGAACAACGTCCCAATCCTGTACACCATTTGCAACAAGTGGGATCTGGGGAACAGGCTCTACTCCATGAAAGTCGCCCGTACCCTGAAGCAGAGACTGGTGAACATGGGTGGCTACACTGGAAGATTAGGCATCATTCCCTTGGTCTTACAGCTGGGTTCTGACCATAGAGTAAGGGATGATTTAGAAGTGCCGGTTTACCCCGAATCCTATTGCTTCACAACCACACAGCAGGTGGAAGCTCTGTTGCAGTCTCTCGTGGTCATCTTGTTTGGGTTCAGACCCTTGTTCAACGAAGAGTTAGAGCCTGAGTCTGAGACTGTGGCCCTACTCTCAGACCAACAGTACGAGCTGCTTTCGATGAATCTAAGCAAGCACAGAGAGCTGTTTGTTCATGGCTCACCTGGGTCAGGGAAGACCACGCTAGCTCTCAAGATCATGGAGAAGATTAGGCATGTGTTCAACTGTCAAGATGATGACATTCTTTACATCTGTGAGAACCAGTCTTTGAAGAGGTTTATGAG GAAAAACCTTTGCCAGGCAGTGACACGGAAAACCTTCATGAAAAATACCTTTGATAACGTGCAACATATCATCGTGGATGAAGCTCAGAATTTCCGAACGGAGGAAGGGGACTGGTATGCAAAGGCAAAAGCCATCgttcagagagggagagatggcccAGGAGTTCTCTGCATTTTTATGGATTACTTTCAG
- the LOC127695111 gene encoding schlafen family member 5-like isoform X1 → MSFLANLDLNFAECVRDVGKATLGVRQREGMDATHRMRQNEIISQAVCALLNSGGGVVRVEIENGDYDFERDGVGLELPPLFRNHLDEMLHGKFFLMYVSSWDVAASHVRIATLCSNLYHRCGTFTEVMNPEEALIFLRRVQALRNLGDPDSQNLQEALVDDNQILASYLFNGQQLQYLEKLNFTASPHVEFQRFSTDLSQGIRERLPKSVSALANYEGGYVFFGVHDETCQVIGCEKERINCLNLSTTIDACIRRMPVYHFCAQNHKVQYALKFLEVYDKKALYGYVCAIKVERFCCAAFAKAPDSWEMKEDNMKQLTANDWASWMLEIDPELSSFPQMIPSRSMLNTTPRSRTVFIHKYLKCVEELQKDYFPVLPNSITYTPESVYKDLFSDYRGLRNLINTEMRCFSQGILIFSHSWAVDLGLQRRQDVICDALLISPNNVPILYTICNKWDLGNRLYSMKVARTLKQRLVNMGGYTGRLGIIPLVLQLGSDHRVRDDLEVPVYPESYCFTTTQQVEALLQSLVVILFGFRPLFNEELEPESETVALLSDQQYELLSMNLSKHRELFVHGSPGSGKTTLALKIMEKIRHVFNCQDDDILYICENQSLKRFMRKNLCQAVTRKTFMKNTFDNVQHIIVDEAQNFRTEEGDWYAKAKAIVQRGRDGPGVLCIFMDYFQVSHLCCIGLPELQHQRPILRLTRMLRSGDYIVNYLQCIMYQIRENPPPNVPQEALTMGEDPVWGPDATGSIEDINDLNIEQMAVYVAEKCQELWRSGFCPTDVAVLFSKARDIERCRERLLLAMTRTMSQLGEQPSSLGQFREWEGLDSLGNQIVLDSVHRFSGMERNIVFGIISAGSERAIFNNVLLCLASRARTHLYIINAGL, encoded by the exons ATGAGCTTCCTGGCAAATTTGGATCTGAACTTTGCGGAGTGTGTAAGAGATGTAGGAAAAGCCACCCTTGGGGTTAGGCAAAGGGAGGGAATGGACGCCACACACCGGATGAGACAGAATGAAATCATCTCACAAGCTGTGTGCGCTCTGCTGAATTCTGGAGGCGGTGTGGTCAGGGTTGAGATTGAGAACGGAGACTATGATTTTGAGAGGGATGGAGTAGGCCTGGAGCTGCCACCATTGTTCAGAAACCATTTAGATGAGATGCTGCATGGAAAGttctttttaatgtatgtgagttcGTGGGATGTGGCGGCCTCACATGTGCGGATCGCTACCTTGTGCTCCAATTTGTACCACAGATGTGGAACATTTACTGAGGTCATGAATCCTGAAGAAGCCCTGATATTCCTCAGAAGGGTCCAGGCTCTTAGGAATCTTGGTGATCCTGACTCACAAAATCTACAGGAAGCTCTTGTTGATGATAATCAGATCTTAGCTTCTTATTTGTTTAATGGCCAGCAGCTCCAGTACCTGGAAAAACTCAACTTTACAGCATCCCCACACGTTGAATTTCAAAGGTTCTCCACAGACCTTTCACAGGGCATTAGAGAGAGACTTCCCAAGTCTGTTTCTGCACTTGCCAATTATGAAGGGGGCTATGTGTTTTTTGGTGTGCATGATGAGACCTGTCAAGTCATTGGATgtgaaaaggaaagaataaattgTCTCAACTTGAGTACTACGATTGATGCCTGTATCAGGAGGATGCCTGTCTATCACTTCTGTGCACAGAACCACAAAGTGCAATATGCCCTCAAATTCCTTGAAGTGTACGATAAGAAGGCCCTTTATGGGTACGTCTGTGCAATCAAGGTGGAACGATTCTGCTGTGCAGCATTTGCCAAAGCGCCCGATTCCTGGGAGATGAAGGAGGATAATATGAAGCAGCTAACCGCAAATGACTGGGCCTCTTGGATGCTAGAAATCGATCCAG AGCTTTCCAGTTTCCCTCAGATGATTCCCAGCAGGAGTATGTTAAACACCACACCTCGCAGCAGGACTGTGTTcatacataaatatttgaaatgtgtgGAGGAACTGCAGAAGGATTACTTTCCAG TGTTACCCAACAGTATTACATATACTCCAGAGAGCGTCTACAAGGACCTCTTCTCAGACTACAGAGGACTaagaaatttaataaatacagaaatGCGCTGTTTCTCTCAAGGGATATTGATCTTCTCCCATAGCTGGGCTGTGGACCTAGGTCTTCAGAGGAGGCAAGATGTCATCTGTGACGCTCTTCTAATTTCCCCGAACAACGTCCCAATCCTGTACACCATTTGCAACAAGTGGGATCTGGGGAACAGGCTCTACTCCATGAAAGTCGCCCGTACCCTGAAGCAGAGACTGGTGAACATGGGTGGCTACACTGGAAGATTAGGCATCATTCCCTTGGTCTTACAGCTGGGTTCTGACCATAGAGTAAGGGATGATTTAGAAGTGCCGGTTTACCCCGAATCCTATTGCTTCACAACCACACAGCAGGTGGAAGCTCTGTTGCAGTCTCTCGTGGTCATCTTGTTTGGGTTCAGACCCTTGTTCAACGAAGAGTTAGAGCCTGAGTCTGAGACTGTGGCCCTACTCTCAGACCAACAGTACGAGCTGCTTTCGATGAATCTAAGCAAGCACAGAGAGCTGTTTGTTCATGGCTCACCTGGGTCAGGGAAGACCACGCTAGCTCTCAAGATCATGGAGAAGATTAGGCATGTGTTCAACTGTCAAGATGATGACATTCTTTACATCTGTGAGAACCAGTCTTTGAAGAGGTTTATGAG GAAAAACCTTTGCCAGGCAGTGACACGGAAAACCTTCATGAAAAATACCTTTGATAACGTGCAACATATCATCGTGGATGAAGCTCAGAATTTCCGAACGGAGGAAGGGGACTGGTATGCAAAGGCAAAAGCCATCgttcagagagggagagatggcccAGGAGTTCTCTGCATTTTTATGGATTACTTTCAGGTCAGTCACTTGTGTTGCATTGGCCTCCCTGAGCTCCAACACCAGAGGCCAATATTGAGGCTCACCAGGATGCTACGCAGTGGAGACTACATAGTCAACTATCTTCAATGTATAATGTATCAAATCAGAGAAAACCCTCCCCCAAATGTCCCCCAAGAGGCCCTGACGATGGGGGAAGACCCTGTATGGGGTCCAGATGCCACAGGCAGTATAGAGGATATTAATGACTTGAATATTGAGCAGATGGCAGTCTATGTAGCAGAGAAATGCCAGGAGCTTTGGAGGTCTGGCTTTTGCCCCACGGATGTTGCCGTTCTTTTCTCTAAAGCAAGAGATATagaaagatgtagagaaaggCTTCTGCTAGCAATGACTAGGACCATGTCTCAGCTTGGCGAGCAGCCCAGTTCACTAGGGCagttcagggagtgggaagggttggatagTCTGGGTAATCAGATCGTGTTGGATAGTGTCCACCGATTTTCAGGCATGGAAAGAAATATAGTGTTTGGGATCATTTCAGCGGGATCGGAGAGAGCCATTTTCAACAACGTTCTGCTCTGTCTGGCTTCCCGGGCAAGGACCCATCTGTATATTATAAATGCTGGGCTTTGA